A window from Enterocloster bolteae encodes these proteins:
- a CDS encoding doubled motif LPXTG anchor domain-containing protein, producing MVYTLQVPMAQWPEEPAQITILDEDVPLAPLPKTGEGPRSYYLAAVISSLLSGLYIALHGRKRDS from the coding sequence ATGGTATATACTTTGCAGGTACCCATGGCACAATGGCCGGAGGAACCGGCCCAAATAACGATTTTGGATGAGGATGTGCCTCTTGCGCCTCTGCCAAAGACAGGGGAAGGGCCCCGCAGTTATTATCTTGCAGCGGTGATTTCCTCTTTGTTATCCGGATTGTATATTGCCCTTCATGGAAGAAAGAGGGACTCATGA
- a CDS encoding spore maturation protein yields MKFLIFLSEAMVPLMIFYIVGFGLLSGRPVLDDFIDGAKDGMKTVAGILPTLVGLLVSVGVLRASGFLDFLGELLQMPAALLHIPPQIVPVVLVRLVSNSAATGLVLDIFKEYGTDSSLGLIASVLMSSTETVLYCLSVYFGSVGITRTRYTLAGGLIATAAGVAASVVLAGAVR; encoded by the coding sequence ATGAAATTCCTGATTTTCCTGTCAGAGGCAATGGTCCCTCTGATGATTTTTTATATTGTGGGATTCGGCCTTTTATCGGGCCGTCCGGTGCTGGACGACTTCATCGACGGGGCAAAGGACGGCATGAAGACAGTGGCAGGTATCCTGCCGACCCTGGTGGGACTTCTGGTGTCGGTGGGAGTCCTCAGGGCATCCGGATTTCTGGATTTTCTGGGAGAGCTGCTGCAGATGCCCGCGGCTCTTCTGCACATACCGCCCCAAATCGTGCCTGTGGTCCTGGTGCGTCTGGTATCCAACTCAGCCGCCACAGGGCTGGTGCTGGATATATTTAAGGAGTACGGCACAGACTCCTCGCTTGGACTTATTGCGTCTGTACTCATGAGCAGTACGGAGACAGTGCTGTACTGCCTGAGCGTATATTTTGGCAGCGTAGGCATTACCAGGACCAGGTATACATTGGCAGGGGGGCTTATTGCCACGGCGGCGGGAGTGGCGGCCAGCGTGGTGCTGGCGGGTGCGGTCAGATAA